A stretch of Acidobacteriota bacterium DNA encodes these proteins:
- a CDS encoding class I SAM-dependent methyltransferase, with the protein MDTALHLIQSGRAHEGTDRLVRMLAGQWLRLGAYDWKRFASQALAHPIREYMHADPFTFRAFSKPRGYAGDAVMMDYIYGHQQEQLETPADEVFRYTTQHAPAPEGVRERRRVLARTIDAVADTAGRPIEVAAIAAGHLREMELSVAAAQGRARVTAIDADEQSLDVVSLAYAHLGAATVHGSVRQILSGKLQLEPVDLVYSAGLYDYLSKPVAERLTSTMFAALRPHGTLLLANFLPDIPDVGYMESFMDWHLIYRTDQDMLDLIDALPRADVACVRQFRDSQNTITFLEVTKRP; encoded by the coding sequence ATGGACACAGCCCTCCACCTCATTCAGTCCGGACGCGCACATGAAGGCACGGATCGACTCGTGCGAATGCTGGCCGGGCAGTGGCTTAGGCTCGGAGCCTATGATTGGAAGCGATTTGCCAGTCAGGCCCTGGCACATCCCATCCGCGAATACATGCATGCCGACCCATTCACGTTCCGCGCGTTCTCGAAACCGCGCGGATATGCCGGCGACGCCGTGATGATGGACTACATCTATGGTCACCAGCAGGAACAGCTGGAGACGCCGGCTGATGAGGTGTTTCGCTACACCACACAGCACGCGCCGGCACCGGAGGGTGTCCGGGAGCGTCGTCGCGTCCTCGCCAGGACCATCGACGCGGTGGCCGACACTGCCGGGCGGCCGATCGAGGTTGCCGCCATCGCGGCAGGGCACCTCAGAGAGATGGAACTCTCGGTCGCCGCCGCGCAGGGAAGGGCGCGCGTGACGGCGATTGATGCCGACGAACAGAGCCTTGATGTGGTCAGTCTCGCCTATGCTCACCTGGGAGCCGCGACCGTTCACGGCTCGGTGCGCCAGATTCTCAGCGGGAAGCTGCAACTCGAACCAGTTGACCTGGTCTATTCCGCCGGCCTCTACGACTACCTGTCGAAGCCGGTCGCCGAACGCCTCACGTCAACCATGTTTGCCGCACTCCGTCCACACGGAACCCTGCTGCTGGCAAACTTCCTCCCAGACATCCCTGATGTCGGTTACATGGAGAGTTTCATGGACTGGCACCTGATCTACCGGACCGATCAGGACATGCTCGACCTGATCGATGCGCTGCCGAGGGCCGATGTCGCTTGTGTGCGGCAGTTCCGTGATTCGCAGAACACCATCACATTCCTCGAAGTGACCAAGCGCCCGTAG
- a CDS encoding acyl-ACP desaturase — MAATLITPPVPSRAASDVLKDIEEPVAQLLAQHTNKTEQWWPSAMLPRPYRPDDAPRLAQMQAEAAGIPTAARACLALNLVTEEGLPLFHQALGELLPKGAHFWTWLHQWTAEEDRHAQVIGAYVGLTGILDEIELDRMRFTYVRHGWESGWDGDPYRVFVYTSLQERATQMAHAKTAAITGQYEETIGGFLKVVARDEARHYAFYRTVFAEILARDVEEALVSAAAVMPLMAMPGGSMPQFRELAEVASRAGIYTLRDYRGIVQELLKYWRIESLAPRTERGKRSQALLLAIPDRLNRIADRMEAVRTTRSFSFDVAFNREFVL, encoded by the coding sequence ATGGCTGCCACGCTGATTACCCCGCCGGTCCCTTCCAGGGCCGCGTCCGACGTGCTGAAGGACATCGAAGAACCCGTCGCTCAACTGCTGGCGCAGCACACAAACAAAACAGAGCAGTGGTGGCCCAGCGCGATGTTGCCGCGGCCGTATCGCCCCGATGACGCACCGCGCCTGGCGCAGATGCAGGCCGAGGCCGCGGGCATTCCCACCGCCGCGCGCGCCTGCCTGGCGCTGAATCTCGTGACCGAGGAAGGACTCCCGCTGTTTCACCAGGCGCTGGGCGAGCTGTTGCCCAAGGGCGCGCACTTCTGGACGTGGCTGCATCAGTGGACGGCCGAAGAGGATCGCCACGCCCAGGTGATCGGCGCGTACGTCGGTCTCACCGGAATCCTGGACGAAATCGAGCTGGACCGTATGCGCTTCACCTACGTCCGCCATGGCTGGGAGTCCGGCTGGGACGGTGATCCCTATCGCGTGTTTGTCTACACCTCGCTGCAGGAACGCGCGACGCAGATGGCGCACGCCAAAACCGCCGCCATCACCGGGCAATACGAAGAGACGATCGGAGGCTTCCTCAAAGTCGTGGCCCGGGATGAAGCGCGCCACTACGCCTTCTACCGCACCGTATTTGCAGAAATTCTGGCGCGCGACGTGGAGGAAGCACTGGTGTCGGCCGCTGCCGTGATGCCGCTCATGGCGATGCCCGGAGGCTCAATGCCCCAGTTTCGTGAGCTTGCCGAAGTGGCGTCGCGGGCCGGCATCTACACGCTCCGCGACTACCGCGGCATCGTCCAGGAGTTGCTCAAGTACTGGCGGATTGAGTCGCTGGCCCCGCGGACCGAGCGCGGCAAACGAAGCCAGGCATTACTGCTCGCCATTCCCGATCGGCTCAACCGCATCGCCGATCGCATGGAAGCCGTGCGCACCACCCGATCGTTTTCGTTCGACGTCGCGTTTAACAGGGAGTTCGTCCTATGA
- a CDS encoding translation initiation factor: MKNNPFAGLRGQLGLPEVVGPDSSAGRSAPSVPAADTGPRTLDAGPIRAVVRMERAGRGGKEATVVEQLGLSATELDEWLKALKAALGCGGSVEGDALMLQGDHRKRLPAVLTARGVRKVIIG; encoded by the coding sequence ATGAAGAACAATCCGTTTGCGGGGCTTCGCGGACAGCTGGGGCTGCCTGAGGTGGTGGGGCCGGATTCAAGCGCTGGGCGGTCGGCGCCCAGCGTTCCAGCGGCGGACACTGGACCCAGGACTCTGGACGCAGGACCAATCCGAGCCGTCGTCCGCATGGAACGCGCCGGACGTGGAGGGAAGGAAGCCACGGTCGTCGAGCAACTCGGTCTCTCGGCCACTGAACTCGACGAGTGGCTCAAGGCCCTCAAGGCGGCGCTCGGGTGCGGCGGCAGCGTTGAAGGCGACGCCCTGATGCTGCAGGGCGATCACCGCAAACGCCTCCCTGCCGTGCTGACTGCGCGAGGGGTTCGCAAGGTCATCATCGGCTGA
- a CDS encoding glutamine synthetase has protein sequence MPTALRDFLEIPYDKLEEMNLATKEARRKRTPAHKARERQMKYLTDEKRIKAVTVCFSDLEGRMHALDYDKKFLLKSADNLTFDGSSIRGFSQQAESDLRLSIDWPAFYMLPSDVFGPGKTLVFADVMEKDGTPYVADLRSQLKAYTEKRFAKDASVFNAAMEIEGFLFKGRDAERHYHETGAFDLISTGGYYHSLPGDALRLFIDSAAEVQRAMGFENEKDHPEVAPSQFEMNYSYTEVNIAADQVLLYKLLCRQVAARMDLTASFLPKPMTGVNGNGMHTNLSISKNGKNTFFDAKGQDQISKGAWNFIDRILASGQEICLALNPSVNAYRRLDPHYEAPNQIKASAVNRGAMVRIPIGNEKSARVEVRSIAPDANPYLALYALLRTGLEGPLGDEDAETRRSRTKFLPDNIYDAIRLFKGSKFMAELLGDEVHGRYIDVKAAQADRCPKALGSRIKTAEVQFHHEVTNQYLWSQF, from the coding sequence ATGCCCACCGCCCTTCGCGACTTTCTCGAAATCCCCTACGACAAGCTTGAAGAGATGAACCTGGCCACCAAAGAGGCCCGGCGCAAGCGCACGCCCGCCCACAAGGCGCGCGAACGCCAGATGAAGTACCTGACGGACGAAAAGCGCATCAAGGCCGTCACCGTGTGTTTCTCGGACCTCGAGGGCCGGATGCACGCCCTCGACTACGACAAGAAGTTCCTGCTCAAGAGCGCCGACAACCTGACGTTTGACGGATCCTCCATTCGAGGATTCTCGCAGCAGGCCGAGTCGGATCTGCGGCTCTCCATCGACTGGCCGGCGTTCTACATGCTGCCGTCCGACGTGTTTGGCCCGGGCAAGACGCTGGTGTTTGCCGATGTCATGGAAAAGGACGGCACGCCGTACGTGGCGGACCTGCGGTCGCAGCTCAAGGCCTACACCGAGAAGCGGTTCGCCAAGGACGCGTCGGTGTTCAACGCCGCCATGGAAATCGAAGGCTTCCTGTTCAAGGGGCGTGACGCCGAGCGGCACTACCACGAGACGGGCGCATTCGACCTGATCAGCACCGGTGGCTACTACCACTCACTGCCGGGTGACGCGCTGCGGCTCTTCATCGACAGCGCCGCTGAAGTGCAGCGCGCGATGGGGTTCGAAAATGAAAAAGACCACCCGGAGGTGGCGCCGTCGCAGTTCGAGATGAACTACTCGTACACCGAAGTGAACATTGCGGCCGACCAGGTGCTGCTCTACAAGTTGCTGTGCCGGCAGGTGGCCGCGCGCATGGATCTGACGGCGAGCTTCCTGCCGAAGCCGATGACCGGCGTCAACGGCAACGGTATGCACACGAACCTTTCGATTTCGAAGAACGGCAAAAACACGTTCTTCGACGCGAAGGGTCAGGACCAGATTTCGAAGGGCGCCTGGAACTTCATCGATCGCATCCTGGCCAGTGGCCAGGAGATCTGCCTGGCGCTCAACCCGAGCGTCAACGCCTATCGCCGGCTGGACCCGCACTACGAAGCGCCCAACCAGATCAAGGCGTCGGCCGTGAATCGCGGGGCGATGGTCCGCATTCCGATTGGCAACGAGAAATCAGCCCGCGTCGAAGTGCGGTCCATTGCGCCCGACGCCAACCCGTACCTCGCGCTCTACGCCCTTCTACGCACCGGCCTCGAAGGCCCGCTCGGCGACGAGGATGCCGAAACGCGGCGGTCGCGCACGAAGTTCCTGCCCGACAACATCTACGACGCCATCCGCCTTTTCAAAGGCAGCAAGTTCATGGCCGAACTGCTGGGCGACGAAGTGCACGGTCGTTATATCGACGTCAAAGCCGCCCAGGCAGACCGCTGCCCGAAGGCGCTGGGCTCACGCATCAAGACGGCGGAAGTCCAGTTCCACCACGAGGTCACGAACCAGTACCTCTGGTCGCAGTTTTAG
- a CDS encoding metalloregulator ArsR/SmtB family transcription factor has translation MATATPLLDSLSALADATRCRMLTMLEAHELTVSELCTVLQLPQSTVSRQLKILADAGWLASRRDGTSRYYALALDDESRSQVWRITRDEVADRPSAAQDTRRLERVLKLRAAASQKFFASAAGQWDLVRDDLFGRDFLSSSLLSLLDDTWVVGDLGCGTGLATAALAPHVGNVIGVDASEEMLGAARSRLAALKNVEWRTGALEALPIKDRTLDAAVLLLVLHHVPSPAAALAEAFRVLKPSGRVLIVDMAAHHREDYRQQMGHVWLGFGDDQMRKFLTQAGFEKTRVTNLPEDPGARGPGLFVATGRRKGRVGDVGLQGDAETQS, from the coding sequence ATGGCCACCGCCACGCCACTCCTCGACTCGCTCTCAGCTCTGGCCGACGCCACCCGGTGCCGGATGCTGACCATGCTCGAGGCTCATGAGCTGACCGTGTCGGAACTCTGCACGGTGCTGCAGTTGCCCCAATCCACCGTCAGCCGCCAGCTGAAGATCCTGGCCGACGCAGGCTGGCTGGCCTCACGCCGCGACGGCACCAGCCGCTACTACGCGCTGGCGCTCGACGATGAGTCGCGGTCGCAGGTGTGGCGGATTACGCGTGACGAGGTGGCCGATCGGCCGAGTGCCGCGCAGGATACCCGTCGTCTGGAGCGAGTGCTCAAACTGCGCGCCGCCGCCTCGCAGAAGTTCTTCGCATCTGCCGCCGGTCAGTGGGACCTGGTCCGCGATGATCTCTTCGGCCGCGACTTCCTCTCATCGTCTCTCCTGAGCCTGCTTGATGACACATGGGTGGTGGGCGACCTCGGGTGCGGCACGGGCCTGGCCACGGCCGCCCTGGCACCACACGTGGGCAACGTGATTGGCGTTGACGCGTCTGAAGAGATGCTGGGTGCGGCTCGGTCCAGGCTGGCTGCGCTCAAGAACGTGGAGTGGCGGACGGGCGCGCTCGAGGCGCTGCCGATCAAAGACCGCACACTCGACGCAGCTGTGCTCCTGCTTGTGCTGCATCACGTGCCGTCACCTGCCGCGGCTCTGGCGGAGGCCTTTCGCGTGCTGAAGCCCAGCGGCCGCGTGTTGATCGTGGATATGGCCGCACACCATCGCGAGGACTACCGCCAGCAGATGGGGCACGTGTGGCTGGGCTTCGGCGACGACCAGATGCGCAAGTTTCTGACGCAGGCGGGTTTCGAAAAAACTCGAGTGACGAATCTGCCCGAAGACCCCGGTGCCCGCGGGCCGGGGCTGTTCGTGGCAACCGGAAGACGTAAAGGGAGAGTTGGAGACGTCGGATTACAGGGAGACGCTGAGACACAGAGTTAA
- a CDS encoding adenosylhomocysteinase — translation MTTATMTAHAFDLAKAAGKLPFKVADLSLAEWGRKEIRLAEHEMPGLMAIRAEYKGQLPLQGAKIIGSLHMTIQTAVLMETLDILGADVRWVSCNIFSTQDHAAAGVAVGRDGSVENPRGIPVFAWKGETLDEYWWCTEQALMWPDGSGPNMILDDGGDVTMLVHKGVEFEKAGKVPAFDADKEPEEWGVILELLRTQLKANPGRFTQVAKDIKGVTEETTTGVHRLYEMMNAGTLLFPAINVNDSVTKSKFDNLYGCRHSLTDGILRASDVMLAGKVAVVLGYGDVGKGCAQAFKGQGARVVITEIDPICALQAAMEGYQVTTLDDVVKTADIFITATGNHNIITVDHMAQMKDKAIVGNIGHFDNEIDMAGLKKQGVERINIKPQFDEFVFPDGHSVLVLAEGRLLNLGCATGHPSFVMSASFSNQVIAQIELFTHTSNYEKKVYVLPKHLDEKVARLHLDKLGVKLTKLSPEQAKYIGVPVDGPYKPDHYRY, via the coding sequence ATGACGACCGCAACGATGACTGCACACGCGTTTGACCTGGCGAAGGCCGCCGGCAAACTTCCGTTCAAGGTGGCCGACCTGAGTCTGGCTGAGTGGGGCCGCAAGGAGATTCGCCTTGCCGAACACGAAATGCCGGGCCTGATGGCGATCCGCGCCGAGTACAAAGGGCAGCTGCCGCTGCAGGGCGCGAAGATCATTGGCTCGCTGCACATGACCATCCAGACGGCAGTGCTCATGGAGACCCTCGACATCCTTGGCGCTGATGTGCGCTGGGTGTCGTGCAACATCTTCTCGACGCAGGATCACGCGGCCGCCGGTGTGGCCGTGGGGCGCGATGGCTCGGTGGAAAACCCGCGCGGCATCCCGGTGTTCGCATGGAAGGGTGAGACGCTGGACGAATACTGGTGGTGCACCGAGCAGGCGCTGATGTGGCCTGACGGCTCCGGCCCCAACATGATCCTCGACGACGGCGGGGACGTCACGATGCTGGTGCACAAGGGGGTGGAGTTCGAGAAGGCCGGTAAAGTGCCGGCGTTTGATGCAGACAAGGAGCCCGAAGAGTGGGGCGTCATCCTGGAGTTGTTGCGCACGCAGCTCAAGGCGAACCCCGGCCGCTTCACGCAGGTGGCGAAGGACATCAAGGGCGTCACCGAAGAGACCACCACGGGCGTCCACCGCCTCTACGAGATGATGAACGCGGGCACGCTCCTGTTCCCCGCGATCAACGTCAACGACTCGGTGACGAAGTCGAAGTTCGACAACCTCTATGGTTGCCGGCACTCACTGACGGACGGCATCCTGCGCGCGAGCGACGTGATGCTGGCCGGCAAGGTGGCCGTGGTGCTCGGCTACGGCGACGTGGGCAAGGGCTGCGCGCAGGCATTCAAGGGCCAGGGCGCACGCGTGGTGATTACCGAAATCGATCCGATTTGCGCCTTGCAGGCGGCAATGGAAGGGTACCAGGTGACCACGCTCGACGACGTGGTGAAGACGGCGGACATCTTCATTACGGCGACCGGCAACCACAACATCATCACTGTCGATCACATGGCCCAGATGAAAGACAAGGCCATCGTGGGCAACATCGGCCACTTCGACAACGAGATCGACATGGCCGGGTTGAAGAAGCAGGGCGTGGAGCGCATCAACATCAAACCGCAGTTCGATGAGTTCGTGTTCCCGGATGGCCACAGCGTGCTGGTGCTGGCCGAAGGCCGGTTGCTCAACCTCGGTTGCGCCACGGGGCACCCGAGCTTCGTGATGTCGGCGAGCTTCAGCAACCAGGTGATCGCGCAGATCGAACTCTTCACGCACACGTCGAATTACGAGAAGAAGGTCTACGTGCTGCCGAAGCACCTGGACGAAAAGGTGGCGCGGCTGCACCTCGACAAGCTGGGTGTGAAGCTGACGAAGCTCTCGCCCGAGCAGGCGAAGTACATCGGCGTGCCGGTGGACGGGCCGTACAAGCCGGATCACTACCGGTACTAG
- a CDS encoding cytochrome c, which yields MRTLIAALIGVAVMAGTAGAQTLDPKKVEAGQKVYVAQKCSTCHAIKNTGGKMASALGGVGAKLTEADMKKWLTDTAAMEAKVTPKPKASMTSYMKTRKLTPTDVDALVAFLMSQK from the coding sequence ATGCGAACACTCATTGCAGCACTCATCGGCGTGGCGGTCATGGCCGGCACCGCCGGCGCCCAGACGCTCGATCCCAAGAAGGTCGAAGCGGGTCAGAAAGTCTACGTGGCGCAGAAGTGCTCCACGTGCCATGCGATCAAAAACACCGGCGGCAAGATGGCCAGCGCGCTGGGCGGCGTCGGCGCGAAGCTGACGGAAGCCGACATGAAGAAGTGGCTCACGGACACGGCTGCGATGGAGGCGAAGGTCACGCCGAAGCCGAAAGCGTCAATGACGTCGTACATGAAGACGCGCAAACTGACCCCCACCGACGTGGACGCGCTCGTCGCGTTTCTGATGAGCCAGAAGTAG
- a CDS encoding BACON domain-containing protein: MAIGLVVALAGPVSAARAQNLVADPVVLHLRAIQSPDGRWQATPPRTIRLDRTDTAAVPWRAEATVPWLTITPASGAGPGRLKVQLEASRLVGSPAVGEVIIAVNGAPSQRVTVHASLAATDNPPMGFIDAPADGDVPAGPVRLFGWALDDVGLSSIEVCRVGDAIPGEERCADGKGARVAQADLHVNARPDVAAAVPGFDHEGDTGWTAVVSVPTGARSPDGVLSYYALARDVTGQVASLGTKHYRPTSAPVQWAKVLKLPALLLLAFAVFAVFHLWARRWLPVHQSPSPAEEQVPQPGPRWMELTALAGIMAAFAWMVIPGLSRSLEYDEMYSASQFIVDRSWWESATRVQTSNNHFGNSILASAAVRVFGPYEWAIRLPAFLLALGAIVVTWRFGRRLAGPAVGLCAAALLAAAPAFMVWAQTARGYSGLACMAWLSVDAFFRVLRTGDSRQVRVHTISTAVLPLFHLFGFWILAIQYLAFWAWSLAARRTPSTDGSANGTRRLHRSFLAIGAITLVMFLPSVTDLVSDLPVFAVSHEPAAANAGATAAATAGTVARTTRMTVGVQWSGFADELLSIRSWNLMAIAGVLLLIGLLTLPRGEAAFGLATLGLPLLTLWLAGEAVTVYPRFFSFWLPMLAIFLAAGILAPFQWQRRSTNRVQKAVGMVTGIATVTGGLWVAQTWLDWDPPVSPADYRTWLTPSADWADSPVAAVGQDAFMFDFYLGKPLPLVVDPAQMDGLLRQHDRLLVAYHALPRMRPADVLVRNLLARRCLDRANVNIVLFECR, from the coding sequence ATGGCCATCGGGTTGGTCGTCGCCTTGGCGGGCCCTGTTTCTGCCGCCCGCGCGCAGAATCTCGTCGCCGACCCCGTGGTGCTGCATCTGCGCGCCATCCAGTCGCCTGACGGTCGCTGGCAGGCCACACCCCCTCGGACCATCCGTCTCGATCGCACAGACACAGCGGCTGTGCCTTGGCGCGCCGAAGCAACGGTCCCGTGGTTGACGATCACGCCGGCCAGCGGAGCGGGCCCAGGCCGCCTCAAGGTGCAGCTTGAGGCCTCACGTCTGGTCGGGAGCCCGGCCGTCGGCGAAGTCATCATCGCGGTCAACGGGGCTCCCAGTCAGCGTGTCACCGTGCATGCGTCCCTGGCCGCCACCGACAACCCGCCGATGGGGTTCATCGACGCGCCCGCTGACGGCGACGTGCCTGCCGGGCCGGTGCGGCTCTTTGGCTGGGCGCTCGACGATGTGGGCCTGAGCAGTATTGAAGTGTGCCGGGTGGGCGACGCCATTCCGGGCGAGGAGCGGTGCGCGGACGGCAAAGGCGCTCGTGTCGCGCAGGCCGATCTGCACGTCAACGCCAGACCCGACGTGGCCGCCGCCGTTCCCGGATTTGATCACGAAGGAGACACCGGTTGGACGGCGGTCGTGTCAGTGCCGACCGGCGCTCGATCCCCGGACGGCGTCCTGTCGTACTACGCGCTGGCTCGCGACGTCACCGGGCAGGTCGCATCGCTTGGCACAAAGCACTACCGCCCGACGAGCGCTCCGGTGCAGTGGGCCAAGGTGCTCAAGCTGCCGGCCCTGCTGCTTCTGGCGTTTGCGGTCTTCGCGGTCTTCCATCTGTGGGCGCGCCGCTGGTTGCCCGTTCATCAATCCCCGTCGCCCGCCGAGGAGCAGGTACCGCAGCCCGGACCACGGTGGATGGAGCTGACGGCGCTCGCCGGCATCATGGCGGCGTTTGCGTGGATGGTGATTCCCGGTCTCAGCCGTTCGCTCGAATACGACGAGATGTACTCCGCGTCCCAATTCATCGTCGACCGGTCGTGGTGGGAGTCGGCGACGCGTGTGCAGACGTCCAACAATCACTTTGGAAACTCGATTCTGGCCTCGGCGGCCGTCCGTGTGTTCGGGCCCTACGAATGGGCGATTCGCCTTCCCGCGTTTCTGCTCGCGCTCGGCGCGATCGTGGTCACGTGGCGGTTTGGCCGTCGCCTTGCGGGCCCGGCCGTCGGCCTGTGTGCTGCGGCATTGCTGGCTGCGGCGCCGGCATTCATGGTCTGGGCGCAAACCGCCAGGGGTTACTCCGGTCTGGCCTGCATGGCCTGGTTGTCTGTTGATGCATTTTTCAGAGTGCTTCGAACCGGAGATTCTCGCCAGGTGCGCGTGCACACGATCTCCACGGCCGTCCTGCCGTTGTTCCACCTTTTTGGGTTCTGGATTCTCGCGATTCAGTACCTCGCTTTCTGGGCGTGGAGTCTCGCCGCCCGCCGCACGCCATCAACGGACGGTTCCGCCAACGGCACTCGCCGGCTGCATCGCTCATTCCTGGCAATCGGCGCCATCACGCTCGTGATGTTCCTGCCGAGCGTCACCGATCTGGTGTCGGACCTTCCCGTCTTCGCCGTGTCTCACGAGCCGGCCGCTGCCAACGCCGGCGCCACCGCTGCCGCCACGGCCGGCACCGTCGCAAGGACCACGCGAATGACGGTTGGCGTGCAATGGTCGGGCTTCGCCGACGAACTCCTGTCCATCCGATCCTGGAATCTGATGGCCATCGCCGGAGTCCTGCTGCTGATTGGCCTTCTCACGTTGCCCAGGGGAGAGGCTGCTTTCGGCCTCGCGACCCTCGGCCTTCCGCTCTTGACCTTGTGGCTGGCCGGCGAAGCGGTCACCGTGTATCCCCGGTTCTTCTCGTTCTGGCTGCCGATGCTGGCGATCTTCCTGGCTGCGGGAATCCTCGCGCCGTTTCAGTGGCAGCGACGCTCGACCAATCGGGTGCAAAAGGCCGTCGGCATGGTCACAGGTATCGCCACGGTGACCGGCGGTCTCTGGGTGGCGCAGACGTGGCTCGATTGGGACCCACCAGTGAGCCCGGCCGACTATCGCACGTGGCTCACGCCTTCTGCAGACTGGGCCGACAGCCCTGTGGCTGCGGTTGGACAGGATGCCTTCATGTTCGACTTCTACCTGGGCAAGCCGCTGCCGCTGGTTGTTGATCCCGCGCAGATGGACGGCCTCCTCCGCCAGCATGACCGGCTGCTGGTGGCGTATCACGCGCTGCCGCGAATGCGACCCGCCGATGTCCTTGTGCGCAACCTGCTCGCGCGCAGGTGCCTGGACCGCGCCAACGTCAACATCGTGCTGTTCGAATGCCGCTAG